A stretch of Henckelia pumila isolate YLH828 chromosome 4, ASM3356847v2, whole genome shotgun sequence DNA encodes these proteins:
- the LOC140862508 gene encoding uncharacterized protein: MNNHEICPTGANPFPEVNAAMHDEKRKQNKTEFGRGRGHGHGRGRGRVCGRGRERRRGCFHPYNRGHEEPRDHSHSNQKNTNYQKWGNDQGKKVESDQNNKAKKSENECYRCGIKGHWYQNFRTPKHLVDLYQASKEKAKDTETNFIYRGEDLSQVPSFSAPFDVSDFFEDPDGRIDHLIGYDSVQNY, from the coding sequence ATGAACAATCATGAAATTTGTCCCACTGGAGCCAACCCATTCCCTGAAGTGAATGCGGCAATGCATGATGAAAAGAGGAAACAAAATAAGACCGAATTTGGTCGTGGTCGTGGTCATGGTCATGGACGTGGACGTGGCCGTGTATGTGGACGTGGCCGTGAGCGCCGTCGAGGATGCTTTCATCCGTATAATCGTGGGCATGAAGAGCCACGTGACCATAGTCATAGCAATCAAAAGAATACAAATTACCAAAAATGGGGTAATGACCAAGGAAAGAAAGTTGAAAGTGATCAAAATAATAAGGCAAAGAAATCAGAAAATGAGTGCTATAGATGTGGAATAAAAGGGCATTGGTATCAAAATTTTCGTACGCCCAAACACCTTGTTGATCTCTATCAAGCATCAAAAGAGAAGGCAAAGGATACAGAGACCAATTTTATTTATCGAGGTGAAGATTTAAGCCAAGTCCCATCTTTCTCAGCACCTTTCGATGTCTCAGATTTCTTTGAAGACCCGGATGGGAGAATTGATCATTTGATTGGATATGACAGCGTGcagaattattaa
- the LOC140862509 gene encoding uncharacterized protein, which yields MIFLRHHLHDGLKIEYLTIKDPLDIWNNLKERYSHQKTVILPKARYDWMHLRLQDFKSVSEYNSALFRISSQLKLCGEKITDDDLLEKTYSTFHASNILLQQQYREKGFKKYSELISCLLVAE from the coding sequence ATGATATTCCTTCGTCACCATCTTCATGATGGTTTGAAAATCGAGTATTTGACGATAAAAGATCCGCTTGATATATGGAATAATTTGAAAGAGAGATATAGCCATCAAAAGACCGTGATTCTCCCAAAAGCACGCTATGACTGGATGCATTTGCGCTTACAAGATTTTAAGTCTGTAAGTGAATATAATTCTGCATTATTTCGCATCAGTTCACAATTGAAATTGTGTGGAGAGAAAATAACTGATGATGATTTGTTGGAAAAAACATATTCCACATTTCATGCCTCTAATATTCTCCTGCAACAGCAGTATAGAGAGAAAGGCTTCAAAAAgtattctgaattgatttcaTGTTTGCTTGTGGCTGAGTAA